In Actinomycetota bacterium, the genomic stretch GGCCATCACCGTCATCGCCGTGCTGAACGCCCTGTTCGGGCTGGACCTCGTGCCGACGCCGGGCCCGGTCTTCACCACCCTGAGCCGGCACGGGTTCTCCACGATCCTGTGGTGGCTGCTGGCCGCCGTGAACGCGGCCTTCACCCTGGCCCTGCTGTGGGGCCTGGGGAAGACCGGCCAGGAACGCCCGCTGCCGCAGGCCGACTAACTCTGCGCCTCCATCCACCACTCGGTGAACTCCGAGCAGCGTCCGTCGTCCGTGAGCCGGATCACCCACAGGTTCGAGTAGGCGGGCGGTTCGTGGTCCGGGTAGTCGGTCCACCCCCGCACGAACGCGAGGTCTCCCGCGGTCGCCAGGACCTCGTGGCGGAACCTCCAGTCGCCCGGCTGGTCCTTGTGGTCGATCCA encodes the following:
- a CDS encoding nuclear transport factor 2 family protein; translated protein: MNVGRVEEWLKGYVRAWETNDPEDIGRLFTEDARYYTAPHREPWVGRGAIVEGWIDHKDQPGDWRFRHEVLATAGDLAFVRGWTDYPDHEPPAYSNLWVIRLTDDGRCSEFTEWWMEAQS